A region of the Phoenix dactylifera cultivar Barhee BC4 chromosome 10, palm_55x_up_171113_PBpolish2nd_filt_p, whole genome shotgun sequence genome:
CAAGAACTTATGAGAACATCACATTGACGGCCTTGCTCTTTCCAAGCAGGAATGGCAGTTCAGATGATAAGACGAGCTGGTTCTCACTTACATTCTTGAAATCGAAATAATGGTAGAGCAGAGTACCTTGCACAAGTCTGAATCATTTTACAGCACAAAGGCCACAATTGTCGTGATTAGCAAAGAAGGAATGTGATGTTGGATGTTAAAGTTGTAAGATAGCATGATCAAGAAGCTCATGGTGGTTCAAAACCAGTTCTTAGCCGCACTTCTACAGCTTCACCTGCTCATTTGTAAACTTAATGCAGAACGCCAATTGTATATTTCATGGGAGCTTTGAGTTATGGGGAAGTGTCGAAGAATATATCAATTTAAGAGTAAGGGCCAATTGGAATTTCTTGGGCATGTCTCTGAGACCAAGGGATTGGATCATGGAAAGCCGAAATAAGAGGGGTCTATTTTCAATTGCATATCATCATGTATCTCAGAGTCATCTTCTCAAAAGTTGAGGGTATCCAGACAAAGCTCTgtatatgtttatatattcCTTCTTCTTAGCTGCACCAGAACTCAAAGCTGTCATCTTATTGTTATGTATGTACTAATAATTGGCTGGCCTGCGAATGGATAATAACAGGATCATCTAACACAAGACATTGTCATTTGGAAGTTTGTTACTATTGGCCTTAAAGAGGTTTGAAGTATCAACAGCAGTGTTAGGAGCGAGGTAAGCTTCATTTCAACCTGGTAGCAAACGGTTGAGGTGTTAGGCATCCCGTGGTGCCTGCCATTCTGGCTTCCTCCCCTGATCTGCAGCCTCCAATTCCTCCAATCAACAGTGTTTAGCTCCCATTGAGAGGCCAGTTTAAGAAATCAATGGCCATAAAAGCTATGATTGAGGGAGTCTCTTGGCTTTGTCTTTAGGTTGGTCTCTTTTTACTGATTGTCTAGAGAAGAATTCTCTGCTCCAGCAACAACCCATAACGTAATTATTGGTCCAGATTTTACAGCCCCAAAAAAACCCTAATCAATACCTTCCCTCATGCAATGCAAtgcaggcaaaaaaaaaaaaaaaaaccttccaGTGGAGCATAGGTGTCTGTAGTTCATTTAAGAAGAAGATATCACGATAGCAGTGAACAAAGGGGATATTTAATAATTCAATCTAGCCATCCTCTGTACAGTTAATTCTTGCCTTCAGATAGCTCCAAGTTGTTGAATAAAATTCAAGTTTATTCTCATTTTTTTGTCCTTAGTTGAATGATCTCTGCAAGCAGACTGATCAAGAATCATCTCAAATACTCATGTCAATAATCTTACCTTATTATTTTGTGATCTTAGtttatttttaaaacttttgatgAACCTTTTTCTCAGATCCCACTTGCCTACAATGCTACATATCAAACTTCAGGAATTTCGTTGCTTTGGCTTCCTGCTTTGGCCAAATTCTTTCCCTCATCAGTCGCAGGATCCTAGTAGCAACTCACACACGTTGTAGTATGGGAATAAGCGTGTCCCTACTTCAGACCAAGCTGTTGTGATGGTTCGGGTGAAGCTGTCCGCGGTAGAGGCATCCGAATCAACCAGTTGCATTGGCTTAAAACTTTCAAAAGTTTATCAACTAGAATACGAACATTTAATGTTGGTTAGCAGCTTTTACCTGCAGCTTAAACTGTAGTATCTTGTTCAAACCTCAGAAAACCCCAGGCCTCAGAAAAAGATGCAAAAGAACAATTCCATCTATTTAGTATGCAAGCAGCAACTTATCTCATGCACCATGTAGAAATATCTGGAACCAACAATTTTGTTCTATCCTTGTCGATGTCTTcacgtcttttttttttttttttttgccttcagAGTCACGGCTTTACATGGTACTACTGGAAACAGGCAAATTTGCTAGTACCCCCACCTTGCAAGTTCTTCATTCTTCCATGTTCCTGGTTTGGATCATGCAGATTATTGGCTGGCTAAATTATCATCCTAGGCAAAGTTCTCCCAAACATCTCCTTCCATGTCCCAAGTATTATTTAGAGAGCATATATTAGAACGGGCATAATGATGATAAAAATTGGACTGGCGCAAAATTCAGATGAAATTGGACCATTCATACGTGCTTGAACACTAGAATTGGTGCTCCCTCGGTGGTAAATGCCAGTGGAAACCGAGCACTCAACCTATTTAACAAGGGAAGGCTCCATCTATTTGTATAGTTTTAGAGACATTTTAAGAACCATTTAATTTAGCTTACTAAAGAGCAAAGGCTGATGGATTAAATACAGTAGAACGAATGAGATAGTCCACGAGTATTTCTACTGTTGCTCCTGGCAGCATACAGACCTTGGAGAGCTTTCAAGTTCAAGACTCTCCTAATTCATGTGCACCATCTAGCCATGCTGTGTGGACTGCAATGCCAACAGTGGAAGGACTAAATTGAAGCTGGCAACTATTTTATGACAGAATTTTATAATTTGACAAACTAGAAGTAGTTTCTAAGTCTGGATGTGACAGAATTTAGTATGTAACCTGTATGGAGAAAAGGAAGCTGTAGTAGTAAAGCGCCTCTTTGTAACACTAAATCAGAAACTGAACCAATTCTAAGCATTTGCTTACAGTCGAGAATATGATTAGAGAAATTAGCTGTTGCTACCCAAATGCTTCTGGATGTCCTGAAACGATGCCGTGGCAGAGCCCCTCATCTTAGCCTTCTTCTGCGAAGGATGCTCCCTCCATCCTGTCATGAAAATGACCTGCAGTGACCAATTTAAAACCCTGGTTATGGCTCTGCTCCaagaagcatattcaatcaaaaaTAAGTACAACCTGGTTAGACAGCGCCTTATCTCACTAGTACTAAAGGAAGAAACCTGACTACATGAGTCAGTATACTCGTGCAAAGAGGTGTCCCGTTTGCACGGATTCGATGCCTTTATTCAGTAAAATGGCAATAGTTCACCTATGCCATACCTGGAAAGTTGCCGGAACACTTCCATCTTCTGCTCCAAACATCGACTGGTACACTGCAGCAGTAGCCAAAGCTGTGTCTCTCTTTAGGATCTGACCCAATTATTTTGCAGCATGTTAATTTAAGCagggaaaggagaacctaggaAATAGTCGAACTTCTTAGGGAATTGCAAGCAAGTTCATTTTCAAAATGAGACTCACCGTACTTCTTTGAAGAAGGGCACTGGTCTCCCCCATTGCTCGCAGATGTTCAACGAGCTCCAAAGCTACAACAAATTCAAATTCaggaattcaaaaaaaaaaaaacagaaaaacaaagaaaaagcaaTTCTTGCAACAATTGCAATGAACTAAGCTTTTAAATCTTTACCAATTGCTTATGACAAATATCCAGATCAAAGCTGCTCACACCACAATAAAAGTATATTGCAGTGCATTATATGCATGGATTAAAACTTACTTTCCCCAAAACAATCTTATCTTAGCAGATAGATACTATCAGCTCCTCAGAAGTCAGCAGATATTGGTAAAATAGGCCTCTAGAAACTAAATTATGCAATTGGATAATTGCTACAAAATTGCTCAGGTACCCTTCCTCTCTTGATTGAACACTACAGAGCTCTCAGGCAAATGACTTGTATCCTCCATGGACGGTGGCAGTCTATGGGCCTAATATAAATTGAGGGAAGGGCTTCAGTCAAGGGAGGAACAAGCATAATTATGAGAAAATAAATGACACTATCTTCCCTGACGCTTAGCAATCCAATACTGCTAGCTACTAGATAGAGCAATGTGTCTGTCTGTGAAATTGTTTATTCCATGATATTTTAGTAGTTTGATGAATAACATTTACAGGCACAGAAAGCTCAACTTCTAAAAGTTTCTCCAAGAATGCAAATGCATGCGGTGTTTTTGTTTACAAATTGTCTAATTTACATCTACAACCATGAGAtactctcctttgatgaaaaatACTTAAGGGCCTATAAATACGCTTCCTTGTGATTAGAAGCGGATGGCACAGCTCCGTGACCATCGTGGGTCAGGGTTCAAGGAATCACAAAAGCAGTTCGAGCTAAACAATAGTAAAGATATTTCTCATAGATACTGACCACTATCATATCTGACAGTATATTCATCAACATCAACACCAGGAAGAGTGAAACCTGCTCTTGTCAGAAGATTTCCTGCATCACGGACCTGAACAAGATATCCCAAAAGTCCATTCAGAAGCTTATCATGTATTTGGCAACCCTCAACACCTAAGTCATTATCTTCTTATTGATCATTCTCAACTAAAAATGGCACAGTATTTGCAGACATACATTTGCTGGATCACAAAAAATGTATCTGCAAAATGCAGAAGCACAATTGTGGTCTGCGAAATATATAATGAATTTATGATATAAGCAGCATATTTCTCCATGATGTAAAGCAAGGCGGATATGATGCAAAAGCATTACACGTTAAAGCATGCAAGCAGTTCAGCTTTGACTGCAAAACTTATGCCTGTGATAGGTTCAGGCAACTGAAATCACAACAAAGTTCAGAAAAATGATATTCAAGCATGCTTTATGAACAGGTTAGAGTTGTATTGCAATTGCAAATATAGAGAATGGAGTGAATTTTCCAGTGCCCTTTACTTCTTTAATATCATAAAGCACCTTCGATTTTTGCAGTTCATGATATTGAAGATGCACAAGGTTGCATAGTTACGGTCAGGCAAAGCCATTTAAAGAAGAATGAATTTACCTTTTCTTATGCTGCTTATGAAAGGCTTAGACAAGCTTAAGTTGCATGACTTACTCAGAAATTGTTTCTAGACTTCCAAACAGAATTCCCATGATGCCTTCAAACTTGTCCAAGCACAATAGTAACTTAAATGAGGTGCCATTAAGATTAAGAAACCAATGATTTAACAAGTTGAGAAAgatcaaaaacaacataaaattaacATACGTAAACATGAAATTACTGCACAACTGGAAGCATCAGAACAGACGGACGATATTGTCAAACTTGATTTGACTATAAATTTTAATCAAATCTGAAGACAGTGGTTATTTTGGTCTCTTAAGTAACTTCTTAAAGTGAACAATTTCAAATTATGCTCATATAATTAGGCTACTAATGAGAATATGTTTTTCAGTTCCTTCAATGCATTTGGAGGCATACACAACCTGCACAAACCTGCACTAGCAAGTGCAAGGACGTTAGAAACTAAGCATTCACAATAATCAgtctgggaaaaaaaaaatcagacaaAATAGAAGCTCATAGATCTAGAAATTacatatattttatttcttaaatatgtTAAATCATGGCATTGTCTAGCAACTAAAGATTCTCAAAGATATAGAATCCAGAACATaacttaaaattttgaagaagatACATACTTGTGCCAGAGGAGATAGTCGAGGGCTTATTCCACCCTCACGTTCCATTTGAGCAACAGTACAAGCTATCCTCAGCTCTCTGATCATCAATCCCAATTAAAAAGTCATATAAAAAAACAAAGCAGCATGAATGTTCAAAATTATGTAACTTTAAATTGACAAAATTTAACAACTTTAAAGTCTCTCCACCAAGGATAGCCGCTAGAAACAGACCATCAGGCTTCAATGCCAATCTACACTGCCATCGACAGAAATCAGATTTGAACATTTAGAGACAGCTAAGAAGAAAACTATAAATTGAGTTAAAGAAAGGGCATAGGGCATACTTGTATCATGGCCCCAGGAAGATCATTTGTCCAATGAAGTCCCAGGCAACTGATTACCAATTCCACAGAgcttgagaaagaaaaaaaaaagaagaaaaaggtcaGCAATTAAGAAAAGAAGGCTCTTATAAACCAAATCACTCTATCAAGGACACGGATGTGCTATCAAATGTAGAACAATGCTTATTCCATATGGCCCCTGTCAGATGGTAAAACATGCATACCTTTCTTTTATTGGCAGGAACTCTTCATCTCCAACCACAAAGAAAGTCTCCAAGTTGTTATTGggaaattttttttctgaatCTTTTAACCGCTTAACCATGTCAAATGATGTATCCATCATGATAAGCTTTTCAACACCACCTAGAATCAAAGAGCTGGATTAAGCAATGGGAAATATGGATCAGATGTGGATATGACTCTTAATGAAATCTGCAGATGAGCAACTTCCATCATTTTTAGTTACTTGAGAACTTAAATAAAAAGGGCTCGGTACAATACTCATAAGTGACtgataacagacagaaagaaaaAGCGATATCATCTTgagatggaagaaaaaaaatccaaacatgGGTAGATTTTAGAATTTGACATGAGCCTTTCGATGGCATCAATGCGATCTTGATGAGCATAGTTCTGAAGGCTTAGATAGTCATAAAAATAGAAAGGCAAGGCATGGCTGCAAAAAGATACATTTAACTGAAGCATAAAGGAAAACACAGTAAGAAATAGGAACTCACCATGACCACGTAACAAACGTCTAATTGCCTCAGAAGAACCTCCAAGACATAGTGCTGTAGGAAATGTTTTTGTGCAATCCTGCAAAATTAAAATGTCTTTTCTTTTATAAAACTGAGAAACTTCTGAAAATAGTAAATTAAAATTTCAGAAATCAGGTTTAAGGGATTCTAGTTCTGGTTTACTCTAAGTTATCCACCATTCAGCCAGCATCCCCAGATCTGTGCTGAGCCTGTAGGTCAAAAGAAGGTGCATGGGGTTGGGTTAGGTTCAACCAAGCTTGTCATCCAATAAAAAAGGGTATATTTGATCGATTTTCTCATAGCTTCCTGATTACACATCTCCGGTTTGGTACTACTTCATTTCAAGTCTCGGTTGAAAATTAAGATAAAGCAAGCCTTAAGGATATCTTCATCATGTACTAGTACACCAGCACGGCTGTTTTCTACGTCATAAACAATCTAGTCCTGTATGAAAATATAGTCTTTGATGTCAAGCTCATCTTGAGGATAATCTGTTTGGTCCTCCTTCCAGGGCAATTTGTCATCACAGATCAACTTGTTTTTATCCTATCTCCAGCTTCAACATGAGTGAGTAAAGGGCTGCCACCATTTGGATATAGTAAATCTTACAAAATCtagttttctttcccttttttttggaaTAAGATATAGAAGTTGTAGAAGTCCTTCACAGGACAAGtttattttgagttaaaagaaAATGACAAGTCACATCATTAACAATAAGGTTTTACAACAGAAATTGCTCCTATGACAACCTTGGATCCTACTTATCTCATTAAAATAGCTAAATAAGTGATCACATCCTGCTGCATCTGCTTGTAACCATTCAGTGTCACTATGTAAATAAATTAAAGCAGATAAGAAAAAGGGCAAAAGAATGCAAGAAAACAAGTAAAACACCACCGGGAATCCATCAGAAGAAGAAGACCGATTACCTCGAGGCGATCAAGAAGGTTTTCGGCCACCGCGTCAACAAAATCGTCCTTTCCTCCCATCAACCACGCAGCTCGATCCCTCTATAAAAATCCATGGACATTTAAACAACAAGGGTTTCTTCGGagcaaagaagaggagagagaaggagggacgACCTGCTTCCGCTTGAGGTCTCGATCGAAGATCTTGACGCGAGAGCTCTGGATTCCATCGCCGTCGGTGGAGAAGGGAGCGGAGGGAGGCGGgcgagggaggaggaggggttgGGGTCCTAGTCTCCTCGCCCATTGCCGAGCCAGAGCTCTCCCGAGCCCCAGAGCCATCTCCACCCCCGCAAGGCGGCGAAGCCGAGAGCAGGAAAAATGTTCAGGGTCGAACAAGGAGTGAGTGAGTTCGGTCGGGTGCCACGGGTCAAACAATCGAAACCCAAGCTTATTGAGCCGGCAAGAGTTCGCGGATAgagtttattattattattattattattattattattattattattattattattattattattattattattattattaacagCAGCCCACATACTACCAATGTGAATGCAGTTTGCAGATAGAAGTGGCATCCTCTCCGCTCCAATTTAGAGGTGGATTGGAACCGAGCCTGTCTTAACAATTTCGATCATTTGTATTGGCATCATgatcatatttatatatatataactgatTTAACAAACAATTCGTTGTTATATAGTTTTGAACTAGTTTATACTTGTACATTCATGGCTTAATCTTTGAGACAAATATATGACTACTAGTAGGATTGGACTGGATCGACGAGGTAGCATGCCCTCCAGCAATGCCAAATTCCTGCCCCAGCTATCCTCGAGGGTGGTAACTATGACCGGCCAACCTTGGGATGGGATGCGGGGTCGAGGAGCCCCGGCCTGATGCATCCACCGCATCCGTGAGAGTGGAAATGGTAAAATAACTATTCGATCATTATTTCAATTAATGGGTATCTTATGTTATTGATCCTTACAATGGGTTTCCAACGAATGACTACAAGAAGATCCTGTCTTATTAGAGACATGCTCCACCAGTAGCTAGCCTTTATTTGTTTCATAAGTTCAGCAAAGCCATATTGCAAGGCCATCTCAATACATCCATTCATTCCTTCCAGGTAGCCTATGCCAATAAGCCCTCCACTTTCACTGAGATTAGCAACAGGATGAGATTTTATAATATATCAAGTATAAACTTGGTAAACTTCTAATCAACCATTTTTTACGTGCTTATAGATTTCATGGTACTCATTTAGCGATAGAGCAATCAGAAGGCATCTTGATCTGATGCTCTTCTATGGTTTACATCATTCATCATGCACTCAATTCTCCTATGCCCAAAGAGCCAGTATGAACCTATGGACTCTGATATGCTGTGATGCTCCATGGACTGATCACTGGACCATCACAGGCAAAAGGAAACAGCTTTGTTTTCAGTTCTCATTCCATGTTAGAGAAATCTGTTGGAAGAGCACAGCTGCTGAAAATTTTTTGCTATGGCTGCCCTGCGATGATCTCATAGCTGTTGAATAGGATGAATTAATATGTTGCATAAATTTTCGCTGACTTGCTTGGTTGATTGCATTTGGATGCTTATCAACAGCATGGACAAAAGGTCCATCTGCAGCCTGAATCTGACTGCCATCGAACTTGGATCTGTTTTGAAGAGTAAGTGAAACTTTTGCTATAACATCACACAGTATTGTTGGCCAGAAGTGCCACACATACACTATTCATAGAATTATTCAACCTGGGAGAATTTTTTGAAGCATCAAGAAAGTctagaagaaaggaaaattcttgaagatataattatttaaagggaaaattgctgaaaaataaaactgattATTGGGAAATTTTCTGCAAATCATCTGCCCAGGAAAGGTTATGAATAACTGAAGAATAATTTAATAATCCAAGCATTGTGTATGGATGTAAATTATAAAGAAAGGCAACGGTACATAAATAACTGTTTAACTGCTATAAAGATATGGATTTGATGCAATGGGACTTCCCAACTAATATTATATGCTATCTGAGGGCTGCCAAACCTTCTTCATTCTTGCTTCCGTTGTCTTCTCTCCTGCTGGAAGCTGCCCCTATTTTCTCCTTTGATTTATATGTCATCCTTTTacaatagataaataaataaaaccttTATAGCTTGTTAATGACTCCTTGCCtaaattcaagaatcaaaaagtTCAGAAAAAGATAATCAGTTCTCATGGTAAAGCAAGCTTGTTCAAAGTGAAAAGGATGAGCATTTATGAGCATGGAACAGCTGAGGTCACATGGGCGCGCCTTCCATCGATAAATCTCCGATGAAACAAATCAAACTTTCCACCCTTGATTGCTTCCCGTATTGAGTGGAAAAAAGCCAGATAATGGTGAGTATTATGTCTGCATATGATATTATAGGATGCAAGTAAAACTGGGATGTGAACAAGTATAATCAAAACTACAATGTTGAGCAGCGATGCTTTAATAACTGGGAAAGAAGATTTTACATTTCTAGTAGGATCTGAGCCAGCATTTCATGAACATTGAGCAAGTGATTGATGTAAGCTCGTGTGTGATTCTGGCATGTGAAGCAGCTGCAGTTTTCGACGATAGGTGTTGTATCTTTCCTAAGGAACATAAAATGGCAAACAGTGAATCTTAAATTTTTAACTAAAACCATTTTTTCAATATTTAGAGATGTTTCCATCTAATGGCATTGGTAAGTGACAATACTACACAAGTCAAATGTCCATGCAATAAATCGTCGGTACAGACAAAACCGGATCAGGTACGGATTGGTTATTAGTAGATCCATATAGACAAGGATATGGGTATTAACCAGATACTAaaatccatatccatatttgtttcaaAGAGATACATATACAAATCATATACAAATTGGATGCTGAAACTTTATAAACCACCAAATTAAAGATATCAAAGTATGAAAGGTAAATTGAATTAAAGACATTTATACTGTCATTATTTCATTCGAAGTTTATAAGAGGTAATATGAGACTAGCTAGAATTGCAGAGTGGAACTTTTGGACATGGATCAGATAGCTGTCATAacctcttttttccttcttttttttgacatatatatatatatatggatacaGATATAAGTTGGATGCTGAAATTAGTAACCATATCAGGCTATAGTGGGATACAAAAACTGATCTTGACAGATATTATCTGATCCATTTTCACCACTAACTGTAGGCCTTGTTTCTAGTTACACCATTTGGTAAGGCAGAGGCAGCTCTGCAACAAGACACCATTCCCCAGGTGGGTTCGAACATATTCATCAGTATAGCACTCAGAAAAGAAACTAAAGAGCACATTACTGATTAAGACTTGACACATCTTAGACAGGTCTTCTGACACCAGATGTGAAAACCAGGTGAAACGAGAACTTGCATAGCTATACATCATATAAAGTCCAAAATCATTCAAAAAATAACTGCTGCATATAGACACAATCAGGTATACGATTATGCACCTTGTTATATATCATACCAGTAAAATTTTGCTCAAAAAATAATGTGCCAAGGCACATACAAGAAACTAATAGAACTAACAGATTGGAGTTGAGAAAGACAGTCATGTGAAGTTGCAAGAGGCAGAGacatttgaaaaaataaaatgcaaaCCTGTAAATCGTCGCCCGCAGATTTATCTTTGTGCAGTCACTACCTGTATCACTTAGCTGGGAGTGCATGATATCTCTCTCAACAATGTCAAGTGGGAAGGTAAGTGCAAATCCTCCAAGTGTAAGATGGTAAATATACCTGCCCACGTGTATAAAATCTGTCAAGGCACTTCACTGAGCAACTTAGAGTGAACAATGGAAATCAAGAAAAGGTGCTCAATTAAATTGCGTACGTGGACTCAAATAGATCAATGCCCGCAGCCACACCCTGCAAAACCTCCTCTATAAGGGGGATTAAGAAACATAAATGTATAAAATCAGCATGGTTCTCCAATAATACACATTGGCTATAAAATGACACAACAGTTACTTCAGACCTATCAAACTGACAAAACAAGTGCTTAAGACATCAATATTAAAATTACAGCAAGTTGAAGAAGTGAATAAGTCAGGCGCTGTCTAATAGTCACATGCCTTTCGAGATGGGCTAAAATACTTGTAAGACATCAATAAGGATAGAAATGTTGTATGAATTTCAAGCCTTGGACACTTTGGGTCTAAGCATTCAAGATGAAGATCACTAGGATGAGAATGTTGAGGTGGAAACAAAAAGTATAACAGAGCTATATCAAATGAAAGAATTAGCTGTAATGGTTGGGATTAAGGTGGAAAGATGGTTGAGATGGCACACTAACGTGCCAAAACAATCGAAAAAGGTCCTGATAAGTAAACTTGCTTGATTTGTACTGAAATTTATGAAAGAGGAACTCCAAACCTCAGAATCCTGAACAAAAATTCTTATAAAGGATTTGAAAGAGTTTGCTGTTGACAAACCTCTATAGAGACATGAGGTGTGAAGAGTTCGAAAACACCAACCCATCTAATATGGTCAgctaaaattataattataactGAAGATAGATTTGAGATTAGTTATTGACTCTATTTGGGACATCATTACCAGAAATCAAACAGGAATAAAAAAATGGTCCCCACAGGAAGGAATTATGTTGAACTGAACAGTAAAGAGACAGAATTTTCAGCTGTTAGTCCAGTGTCTTTTTATTTAATcacaataaataaaatttacttCCAAAGAAATTCTTGGTATGCCAGTTATAGTGATTGCGGTATATAACATCAATACCTGGAAGAGAGAGTCCAGATATCTGGCGAAGCTTTTTCTCCGGTAAGCTATCCTGAAAGATCAGCTTAAAACATCATACATCCAAGAAACTTAAGAGAGCTCATTCTCTAAACACTTAATTTCCGCAGTTTAACAAAATATAGTGCAATTAAGATAGTCTATAAAAAACTATTTAGGCAAGAAAAGCCCTAGTTATACAAAATGGATCTATTAACAAACTGGTGGCTATGGAATTCCCAGGTCGCCTATCCAGCTTTGGTGATGGGAAAATAATAGGATCCAAGGATGCAATTCAGCTTTATTCAAAATCAAGGACATGGATATTAGCACCCATCTGAGGCATCAGTATTAACACATAGACAAAGAGGTAAGTGTGTTATGTCCAACATGCTCAAATTACGAGATACGAGCAAATGAGCATGCTCACCTATAGCATTTACCATaaaagctaagaag
Encoded here:
- the LOC103711090 gene encoding putative methyltransferase At1g22800, mitochondrial, which codes for MALGLGRALARQWARRLGPQPLLLPRPPPSAPFSTDGDGIQSSRVKIFDRDLKRKQRDRAAWLMGGKDDFVDAVAENLLDRLEDCTKTFPTALCLGGSSEAIRRLLRGHGGVEKLIMMDTSFDMVKRLKDSEKKFPNNNLETFFVVGDEEFLPIKESSVELVISCLGLHWTNDLPGAMIQCRLALKPDGLFLAAILGGETLKELRIACTVAQMEREGGISPRLSPLAQVRDAGNLLTRAGFTLPGVDVDEYTVRYDSALELVEHLRAMGETSALLQRSTILKRDTALATAAVYQSMFGAEDGSVPATFQVIFMTGWREHPSQKKAKMRGSATASFQDIQKHLGSNS
- the LOC103701626 gene encoding queuine tRNA-ribosyltransferase accessory subunit 2-like isoform X2, with product MWSPFGSVFVKPKEYMEMISSLKPNLWASLADEVPAWVSEKRNKTSVDRTLHWLDDCLALDPAGGANILGAIVGGSSIEERKRCATKVAMQNVSGFWIGGFGLGESMEERPALLNSVMDSLPEKKLRQISGLSLPEEVLQGVAAGIDLFESTYIYHLTLGGFALTFPLDIVERDIMHSQLSDTGSDCTKINLRATIYRKDTTPIVENCSCFTCQNHTRAYINHLLNVHEMLAQILLEIHNTHHYLAFFHSIREAIKGGKFDLFHRRFIDGRRAHVTSAVPCS